A region of Staphylococcus sp. IVB6181 DNA encodes the following proteins:
- the panB gene encoding 3-methyl-2-oxobutanoate hydroxymethyltransferase has product MKHLNNLFEMKSNKEKISMVTAYDYPSAKQVEAAGIDTILVGDSLGMTVLGYESIVQVTLSDMIHHAKAVRRGAPDTFIVVDLPIGAVGINDESDLKNALKLYQATDANALKAEGAHLISFITKARAMGIPVVSHLGLTPQSVGVMGYKMQGATKEDALQLLNDAQAVKEAGAVILVLEAVPSDLAALISERLTIPVIGIGAGKATDGQVLVYHDMLNYGQDHHAKFVKQYGDFSQGVSALKHYHEEVRAGQFPSDAHTYKKQILGELE; this is encoded by the coding sequence ATGAAACATTTAAACAATTTATTTGAAATGAAAAGCAACAAAGAGAAAATTTCAATGGTTACTGCGTATGATTATCCAAGTGCCAAACAAGTTGAAGCAGCTGGTATTGATACAATTTTAGTCGGTGACTCGCTTGGTATGACTGTTCTTGGATATGAGAGCATAGTACAAGTGACACTTTCTGATATGATTCATCATGCTAAAGCCGTTCGCCGCGGTGCACCAGACACATTTATCGTAGTAGATCTGCCTATCGGCGCAGTCGGTATTAATGATGAGAGCGACTTGAAAAATGCGTTGAAATTGTATCAAGCAACTGATGCGAATGCTTTAAAAGCAGAAGGTGCACATTTAATCAGCTTTATTACAAAAGCGCGTGCAATGGGCATCCCTGTAGTTTCGCATTTAGGACTGACGCCGCAAAGTGTCGGTGTAATGGGGTATAAAATGCAAGGTGCGACCAAAGAAGATGCATTACAGTTATTAAATGATGCACAGGCTGTGAAAGAAGCGGGTGCAGTGATATTAGTACTAGAAGCCGTTCCAAGCGATTTAGCAGCCCTTATTTCAGAACGTTTAACGATTCCAGTCATCGGTATCGGCGCAGGCAAAGCCACTGACGGACAAGTACTGGTCTATCATGACATGCTGAATTATGGTCAGGATCATCATGCTAAATTCGTTAAACAATATGGTGATTTCTCACAAGGTGTTTCAGCTTTAAAACACTATCATGAAGAAGTACGTGCTGGACAATTCCCTTCTGATGCCCATACGTATAAGAAACAAATACTGGGGGAATTAGAGTAA
- the nagA gene encoding N-acetylglucosamine-6-phosphate deacetylase: MVEYVIANGKVYTEEGVLDPGYVKISEGKISEVGQGEYKGNLEVVDASGRHVLPGFIDIHIHGGYGEDAMDASYDGLKHLSESLLSEGTTSYLATTMTQSKENIDRALTNIVKYKSSQNKEEAAEIAGVHLEGPFISEHKVGAQNPKYVQRPSVEAIEHFQHTAEGNIKIITFAAEVEGAQAVLEKLSDEIIFSMGHTVATFDEVNEAVEHGAKHATHLYNAGTPFEHRHPGLFGAAWTNDGIHTELIADGIHSHPAAVKIAYTMKGNQRFYLITDAMRAKGMSDGEYDLGGQNVIVKGSEARLASGALAGSILKMNDGLRNMLNFTGASLEEMWRVASLNQAIALGIDQQKGSIQKEKDADIVVLDNEMNVSTTIKNGKLHDFKTQ; encoded by the coding sequence ATGGTTGAATATGTAATAGCAAACGGTAAGGTTTATACAGAAGAAGGTGTCTTAGATCCTGGTTATGTCAAGATTTCTGAAGGAAAGATTTCAGAAGTCGGTCAAGGTGAATATAAGGGCAATTTAGAAGTTGTGGATGCGTCAGGCAGACATGTTTTGCCGGGATTCATTGATATTCATATTCATGGCGGTTACGGAGAAGATGCTATGGATGCATCTTATGATGGTTTGAAACATTTATCTGAGTCTTTATTATCTGAAGGCACAACTTCTTACTTAGCAACTACAATGACACAATCTAAAGAAAATATTGATCGTGCTTTAACTAATATTGTGAAATATAAAAGCAGCCAGAATAAAGAAGAAGCGGCTGAAATTGCAGGTGTGCATTTAGAAGGGCCGTTTATCTCAGAACATAAAGTAGGAGCTCAAAATCCTAAGTATGTACAACGTCCTTCAGTAGAAGCGATTGAACATTTCCAACATACTGCAGAGGGCAATATTAAAATTATTACTTTCGCAGCAGAAGTGGAAGGTGCACAAGCAGTATTAGAAAAGTTATCAGATGAAATTATCTTTTCTATGGGACATACTGTAGCGACATTCGATGAAGTGAATGAAGCGGTGGAACATGGCGCAAAACATGCGACACATCTTTATAATGCAGGTACACCGTTTGAGCATCGCCATCCAGGTTTATTCGGTGCAGCATGGACGAATGACGGTATTCATACAGAACTTATCGCAGATGGTATACATTCGCATCCAGCCGCTGTCAAAATTGCCTATACGATGAAAGGAAATCAGCGCTTCTATTTAATTACTGATGCAATGCGCGCAAAAGGCATGAGTGACGGAGAATATGATTTAGGCGGACAAAATGTCATTGTGAAAGGTTCCGAGGCACGCTTAGCTTCAGGTGCTTTAGCCGGAAGTATTTTAAAAATGAATGACGGTTTACGCAATATGCTCAACTTTACAGGTGCATCTTTAGAAGAGATGTGGCGTGTTGCAAGTTTAAACCAAGCCATCGCCTTAGGTATTGATCAGCAAAAAGGCAGTATTCAAAAAGAAAAAGATGCGGATATCGTAGTATTAGATAATGAAATGAATGTAAGTACGACCATTAAAAATGGTAAGCTACATGATTTTAAAACACAATAG
- a CDS encoding oxidoreductase: MDLHFGVIGPGAVGTTIAYELMQSFDLAHVHLFGKQEGSVSYQQRDTHDTAVLHYTPITHFEGHLDVLFIAVKTPQLDQVILQMEHVIDDETIIILAQNGHGQIDKIEHPHVYQAVVYISGQKQDSKVIHYRDRILQLQQDDTTEWLKEELQTTNLELQLKEDIEEYIWYKLLVNLGINSITAVSRHPVAILKSPEARNLCRNLLEEGQRIAAAHEVNLPETIVEDIMKIYTGYPEDMGTSMYYDILAGRPLEVDAIQGYIYQTGQSHGLYTPYLETIFCILKFT, translated from the coding sequence GTGGATTTACATTTCGGTGTTATCGGACCTGGTGCTGTCGGTACTACGATTGCTTATGAGCTGATGCAGTCATTCGATCTTGCACACGTACACTTATTCGGAAAACAAGAAGGCAGTGTCTCTTATCAACAAAGGGATACTCATGATACTGCTGTGCTGCATTATACACCCATCACACACTTTGAAGGACATTTGGATGTTTTGTTTATTGCGGTCAAAACACCGCAGTTAGATCAAGTTATTTTGCAGATGGAACATGTGATTGATGATGAAACAATTATTATTTTAGCGCAGAACGGACATGGTCAAATTGATAAAATAGAACATCCGCATGTTTATCAAGCTGTTGTTTATATCAGCGGTCAAAAACAAGATTCAAAAGTGATACATTATCGTGATCGTATCCTCCAGCTTCAACAAGATGATACAACAGAATGGTTAAAAGAAGAATTGCAGACAACAAATTTAGAACTGCAGCTCAAAGAAGACATAGAAGAATATATTTGGTATAAACTTCTTGTTAATTTAGGGATTAATTCCATCACAGCAGTAAGCAGACATCCTGTAGCCATATTAAAATCGCCAGAAGCACGCAATTTATGCCGTAATCTGCTTGAAGAAGGACAGCGTATCGCAGCGGCACATGAGGTAAATCTGCCTGAAACAATAGTAGAAGATATTATGAAAATATATACAGGCTACCCTGAAGATATGGGAACGAGTATGTATTACGATATTCTTGCCGGCAGACCTTTAGAAGTCGATGCAATACAAGGTTATATCTATCAAACCGGACAGTCTCATGGTTTGTATACACCTTACCTTGAAACCATCTTCTGCATCCTTAAATTCACTTAA